The DNA sequence TTCCGTGCTCGCCAGAAATAACGCCATCCAAAGAGCGGGCTAATTTCATAATGCGATCTACTGCACGATGCGCATCCTGAAGCATATCGTAGTCATCGGAGTTCACTGGAATATTGGTGTGTACGTTTCCATCACCAGCATGCATGTGCAACGCTACGAATACGCGCTTGCGCAGAATATTTTTGTGAATAGCCTCCAACTCAGTGAGGATGGGCTCAAATGCCAGACCACCAAAGATGATGCGCAATTCTGAACGCACTTCTTCTTTCCAAGAAGCGCGCAAGCTGTAATTTTGTAGTTGCGGGAAATACGTATCCATCTGAGTGAGCCAATCAGCCCACTTTCCACGAACCTTAGCAATTAAATCTAGCGCTTGCTGAACACGATCGCCCAAGATTTCTGCTGTTGGAATCTCATACTCAGCATCACTCTTACCAAGTGGTAGAGCGCTCTTTTTCAAGAAAGCCTCTAGACCATCGAGTACTTGCAGCTTATTTTTGAGAGAGAGCTCAATATTGATGCGATCAATACCATCGGTGTACTCGCCCATACGGGGCAAAGGAATTACGACGTCTTCATTGATCTTAAAGGCGTTTGTATGACGGGCAATCGCAGCTGTACGAGCGCGATCCAACCAAAACTTCTTACGCGCTTCTGCGCTAACGGCAATAAAGCCTTCGCCAACCCTTAAGTTAGCCATGCGTACTACTTCACTAGTAGCTGCGGCTACAGCCTCTTCATCATCACCAGCAATATCGCCAATCAATACCATCTTCGGCAAACTATTGCGCTTAGATTTCGTTGAGTAACCAACCGCTCTTAAATAACGATCATCTAAATGCTCAAGACCAGCCAAAATTGGCCCGCCTTGTTTGCTGAGACCGTCTAAGTAAGCCTTGATTTCTACAATGCTCGGAATAGCTTCGCGTGCTTGTCCAAAAAACTCCAAACAAACCGTCCGCATAAATTTAGGCATGCGATGCAAAACCCAAGTTGCACTGGTAATCAAACCATCGCAACCTTCTTTTTGCACGCCAGGCAAACCAGATAAAAATTTATCAGTAACGTCTTTGCCTAAACCTTCTTTACGGAAACGTTTACCTTCAACTTCTAGCAATTCTGTTTTAAGAATGCGTTGACCAGGCTCATTATTTCCATCAGACCAAGTCAATTGAAAGCGCACCATTGCCACATCATGAATCTTGCCCATGTTGTGATCAAGACGTTCCACATCTAACCAATTGCCTTCTGGATCAACCATGCGCCAGCTAGCGAGATTATCTAAAGCCGTTCCCCAAAGAACTGCTTTTTTACCACCAGCATTCATCGCAATATTGCCACCAATACAGCTAGCATCTGCGGAGGTAGGATCGACCGCAAACACAAGTCCAGCATGCTCCGCAGCATCTGATACGCGGCGAGTAACAACACCCGCGCCCGTGAAGATGGTTGACACTTCGCGGTCAAGGCCAGGAAGTTTTTTAGCTTTGACACCGCCAATATCTTGCAACTTCTCAGTGTTAATGACTGCAGACATTGCATAGAGCGGAATTGCACCACCGGTATAACCAGTGCCGCCTCCACGAGGAATAATGGTCAAACCTAATTCAACACAAGCTTTCACTAAACCCGGAATTTCGGATTCGTAGTCAGGCTTGAGAACGACGAGCGGAAACTCAACACGCCAGTCTGTTGCATCAGTAACATGAGCAGCACGAGATACACCATCAAAACAAATATTGTCGGCAGCAGTGTGACGGCCCAACTCTTTGCGGGCACGCTTACGAGTTACTTCAACTTCTTTAAATCCATTTTCAAAATTTTCTATTGCGCGATAGGCAGCGCTTAATAAAATTTCCACTTGATCTGCAGAGTCGCCGCTATTGCGCTTCTTGACTTCGCCCAAGCGATGCCAGAGAGCATCGATTAATTGCTTGCGACGATTTGGACTATCGAGCAAATCATCTTGCAAGAATGGGTTACGTTGAACAACCCAGATATCACCCAGAATTTCAAATAACATCCGCGCAGAACGGCCAGTACGGCGAACGCCTCGTAAGTTATTTAGAACGCGCCATGACTCCTCGCCCAATAGACGAATAACAATCTCTCGATCGGAAAAGGAGGTGTAGTTGTAGGGAATTTCACGCAGACGGGGGGAACCCGCCTCAGCGTCCAGCAACTGGTTCAAAGCTAGTGGGGCGTTCATAGCGACATATTTGATAAATAAGCATTTTAATAGAGCAATCCTGATACTGGCAGTATTCCAAGAAAGCTGCTCCTAAATTAGATAAACCCTTGCAAATCTAAGGGCTTAGGAGCCATCCGTGGTACGCTCATTGGATGGCAACGAACTATTTAAAGAAAATTTTATCGGCTCGCGTCTATGATGTAGCCAGAGAAACCGAACTTCAGCCCGCCCCCGAGCTGACAAAACGTTTGGGCAACCAGGTTCTCCTTAAAAGGGAAGATAACCAACCGGTTTTCTCCTTCAAACTGCGTGGCGCCTACAACAAAATGGCCCATTTACCCCCGGAAGCCTTAAAACGCGGGGTTATCGCAGCTTCCGCAGGTAATCATGCCCAAGGTGTTGCCCTATCGGCAGCCAAAATGAAGTGCAAAGCCGTAATCGTGATGCCGGTGACCACTCCTAGCGTCAAAATTGATGCGGTTAAGGCTCGAGGCGGATCTTGGGTCGAAATCATCCTTCATGGCGAATCCTATAGTGATGCTTTCAAGCATTCTGAAGTTTTAGGCAAAAAACGGGGTCTCACTTTCGTTCATCCATTCGACGATCCGGATGTCATTGCAGGACAGGGAACCATTGCCCATGAAATTTTTACCCAATATGAAAAACCAATCGATGCGGTATTTGTAGCTATTGGTGGCGGTGGCCTAATTGCAGGTATTGGCGAATACATCAAAGCAGTTAGTCCAAAGACAAAAGTAATTGGCGTTCAAGCCTCAGACTCAGATGCCATGAATCAATCACTCAAGGCGAATAAGCGCATTGAGATGAAAGATGTTGGCTTATTCTCAGACGGCACTGCTGTGAAACTCGTCGGCAAAGAAACATTCCGCATTTGCAAAAAAGTAGTCGATGAAATTATCACCGTCGATACAGATGAAATCTGTGCAGCGATTAATGATGTCTTCACCGATACTCGCAGCATTCTGGAGCCCGCTGGCGCACTTGCCATTGCTGGAATGAAGAAGTACGTTGAGAAAAAACGGATCAAGAAGAAAACCCTAGTGGCTGTGGCTTGCGGGGCTAATATGAACTTTAGCCGCCTGCGCTTTGTAGCTGAACGCGCAGACGTTGGCGAGTTCCGCGAAGCCGTATTTGCAGTGACAATTCCTGAGGAGCGCGGCTCCTTCAAACGCTTCTGCGAATTGCTTGGCAAACGCAATGTAACTGAATTTAACTATCGCATTGGCGACCAAAGTGAAGCGCATATTTTTGTTGGTATCAGCACACAAAAAGCTGGCGATAGCGAAACAATTTCAAAGCATTTTCGTAAAGCGAAGTTTGCAACGATTGACCTGACTCACGACGAATTAGCAAAGTCACATTTACGTCATATGGTGGGCGGACACTCTGCGCTTGCCAAAGATGAGCTGCTTTATCGTTTTGAGTTCCCAGAGCGTCCAGGCGCTTTGATGAAGTTTTTAACCAGCATGGCACCTAACTGGAATATCAGTTTGTTCCACTACCGCAACCATGGTGCTGACTATGGACGCATTCTAGTTGGCCTACAGGTACCCAAAAATGAACAAAAGAAGTTCCAAAGCTTCTTGGCTGGCCTGGGCTATCCACACTGGGATGAGAGTAACAATCCTGCATATCGTCTATTCCTGAAATAAGTCCAATTTAAAGATGTCATACACACTCACCGGAAAACTTGTCGTCGCGATCTCTTCGCGCGCCCTGTTTGATTTCGAAGAAGAGAACCGTATCTTCGAATCTACCGATGACAGTGCTTATATGAAATTACAGCTTGAGCGTCTGGGTGCGGCAGCCCAAAAAGGGGTAGCCTTTCCACTGGTTAAGAAACTGCTCGCTTTTAATGAAGAAGGTGAGCAGCGTGTTGAGGTAGTGATTCTCTCTCGTAACGATCCTGTGAGTGGTCTACGAGTCTTCCGTTCTGCAGAGCATCACGGATTGCATCTTGAACGCGGCGTATTCACTAGAGGTCGCCCTCCGTACCATTACCTACGCTCACTTCACGCCAACCTTTTCTTATCTGCAAATGAAGATGATGTACGTGCAACGATTGATGCTGGATTTCCTGCGGCGCGTGTATTTCCAGAGTCCAGCAAAACTGCTGAATCTCATCCCAATGAAATTCGTATCGCATTTGACGGAGACGCGGTACTGTTTTCCGACGAAGCTGAGCAAGTGTTTCAGAAAAAAGGTCTCGAAGCTTTTGTAGACCATGAGAGCAAGAAGGTTGATATTCCATTGCCTCCAGGCCCATTCAAGCCATTGCTCGAAGCTCTCCACAGACTGCAACGCTCCACCAGTGAAAATGGCATGCGCATTCGTACGGCACTAGTGACGGCACGCTCCGCTCCCGCACACGAACGTGCTATTCGCACTCTGATGGCATGGGGTATTGATGTGGATGAGGCGATGTTCTTGGGTGGACTTTCCAAGAGTGAGTTCCTACGAGAATTTGAGCCAGACTTCTTCTTTGACGATCAAACTGGTCATTGCCAATCTGCCGCATCTGTTGCGCCAACAGGTCACGTAGTATCGGGTGTATCTAATAAGCCTAAGAAATAAAATAATTCATGGCAACACTACCGCTCGGACAATCTACACAATATCCAGATCAATATGATCCGAGTTTGTTATTTCCCATTCCAAGATCTGAGAACCGGAAGAAGCTAGCTATCAAAGAAAATCAAGCGTTGCCGTTTGTTGGAGTGGATATTTGGAACGCTTTTGAACTGAGCTGGCTCAATAAAAAAGGGAAGCCTCAAATTGCCTTGGCTGAGTTTCAGATTCCTGCAGACTCGCCTAATATGATTGAGTCTAAATCGTTCAAGCTCTATCTCAATAGCCTCAACAGCGCACGCTTTGAAGACGAGAATGAAGTGAAAGAGCGGCTCATTACAGACTTATCTGCGGTTGCTGGTAGCAAGATCACAACACGTATCAACCCTACGGAAGTAATCTCAAAAAAAGGTATGCAAGAAATGGGTGGCATCTTAATGGATCGCCTGGATATTGAGATTGATCCAAACCTGCCTGCTGACCCAAGCCTATTGGGCGTGAATGAATCCTTTGGCCCGATAGAGCAATGTCTTGTTTCTCACTTACTCAAATCTAATTGCCCAGTCACGGGCCAACCAGATTGGGCAAGTGTACAAATTCGTTACCAAGGTAGGCCAATTCTGGAAGAAGGTTTATTGCGCTACCTGATTGGCTTTAGACAGCTTGGTGAGTTCCATGAGCATTGCGTAGAAACTATTTTTACGGATATCAAGCGTCAGTGCAAACCAGAGAAGCTTTCTGTGTATGCGCGCTATACAAGACGTGGTGGATTAGATATCAACCCATTTCGCACTGATCACAACTCGCCGTGGCCTGAAAATATTCGTCACTCAAGACAGTAAATAAATTACTCAGTTTTAAAAGTAGACAAATAAAAACCCCTTGTAGGTAATCCTAAAAGGGGTTTTTGCTATTCAACTCACCAAGTAACAACTAGCGAGTTATTTAGTAATGCTTAAAACGGAATATCGTCGTCCATTGCGCCCAATGATGCAGCGCTTGATGCCGCTGGAGCAGACTGCTCAGCCGGCTTTGAGCGGCTATAGCTTTCACCACCATCACCACCGCCACCAACTGGCTTGCCACCAAGCATTTGCATAGTTTCTGCAACGATCTCTGTGGAATACTTTTCTTGGCCACTAGCGTCAGTCCATTTACGAGTACGCAAACGACCTTCAACGTAAACCTGTGAACCTTTTTTGAGGTACTGACCAGCGATTTCTGCAAGCTTGCCAAAGAATGCAACGCGGTGCCATTCTGTGGTTTCTTTCATTTCGCCAGTTTGCTTATCTTTGTAGCGATCTGATGTTGCTACTGAAATGTTTGTAACAGCGTCGCCGCTTGGCATGTAACGTGTTTCTGGATCGCGTCCTACGTTACCTACGATGATGACTTTATTTACCGAAGCCATGTTGTCTCCCGAAGAAAAATACTACCGTTATTACTACTAAAAATAAACTGCTCGCTTTTATTTAATCTATGAAGCTGCGGTTATGTCTTTGTGGCTACATCCTTTGAATCTGTTGCTCTCGTTGGCATTTCACCCATCGACCAAGCAATTATAAGCCAGCAAACTAGGAGCGCCGCGCCCATTGCAAAGACCGATAAATCACCATGGCTATCCATCAAATAACCTCCAAATGCAGCCCCTGTAAAGAGTCCAATGGATTGGGTGGTGTTGTAAACACCTAATGCTGTACCCTTGGATTCTTTAGCAAAACGTGACACCAAAGAGGGTTGTAAGGCTTCGAGTAAATTAAAGCCTACAAAATAAACTAGTAATGCACCCGCAATCATCATTACTGAATTTGCTTGCGTAAAGATCAATTCTGCAACTAGCAATGAAACAATTGCGATCAAAAGAACGGTTCTTAATTTCTGCTTCTTCTCGCCATAAATAATTGCAGGGGCCATGAAGAAAAACGATAGCAGCACTACTGGTAAATAGATTTCCCAATGTGATGAGAGCGGTAAACCAGCTTGCACTAAAAGTCTTGGTACTACTAAGAACATAGCCACCTGGGTTGCATGCAATACAAATACACCAATATTTAAACGCATCAACTCAGGGCGGAAAAAGACTTCCTTCAAAGAAGCTTGCTGAACTTTTACTTCAGGCTTATTTGTGGGTAGCACGTAGTAAGTGACGAACATTGCAACTACGCCCAATACCGCCAGAACAATAAAAATTCCACTAAGACTAATGGCGCGATAAATTGGTGCTGCAATAACTAATGACAATGCAAATGACAGGGCAATACTGCCGCCAACTAAGGCCATGGCTCGGGTGCGGACTTGCTCTCGGGTTAAATCAGCCACCCAGGCTGAGATAGCAGCTGAAACCGCTCCGGCACCCATAATTCCGCGGCCAATCGCAATCCACAACAAATCATCTTTGGCGGCACAAATCAGAGCGCCAGCTACAAATAAGGACAGACCCCATAAAACAACTGGTTTACGCCCAATTCGGTCAGATAAACGGCCTAAAGGGATATAAAAACAGGCCTGAACAATATTGAAGATTCCGAGGGTCAAGCCCACCCAAAGGGCATGCTCACCGCCCGGCAAGCCTCGCGCATGAATGCTGAAGATGGGCAATAGCAGAAATAAGCCCAACATACGGAGGCCAAAGATGCCTGCTAAGGCCAGAGTGGAGCGGAGTTCAGAAGGATTCATGGGAAAGAGCTATATTAACAAGTTACGCTAAAAAATCATGAATAACGAAATCAAGATCCGCGGTGCCCGCACCCACAACCTCAAAAACATCAATCTAGACATCCCTAGAGAGAAATTAGTCGTCCTCACCGGCTTATCCGGCTCAGGCAAAAGCTCATTAGCTTTCGACACTCTGTATGCAGAAGGCCAGCGCCGCTATGTTGAGTCTCTCTCAGCTTATGCACGTCAGTTTTTGCAACTGATGGAAAAGCCAGACGTTGACACGATTGAAGGACTATCGCCAGCGATTTCGATTGAGCAAAAAGCAACCAGCCATAACCCTCGATCGACTGTTGGTACTGTTACTGAGATTCATGACTACTTGCGTTTGTTATTTGCACGTGCTGGAACGCCACACTGCCCCGATCACGATCTCCCATTGGAAGCACAAAGCGTTTCACAAATGGTAGACACCGTACTGTCGATGCCAGAAGAAACGAAGTTAATGATTCTGGCTCCCGTTGTAAGCGAGCGTAAAGGTGAATTCGTTGACCTCTTCCAAGACTTGCAGGCACAAGGCTTTGTACGCTTTCGGGTGCGCTCTGGTGGCGGCACAGCTAACGCTGCTAAGGCGGAGATCTTTGAAGTCGATCAACTGCCAACATTGAAGAAAAACGATAAACACTCGATTGAAGTAGTTGTTGACCGCATTAAAGTTAGACCCGACATTCAGCAACGTTTAGCAGAATCCTTTGAAACTGCATTACGCCTTGCCGATGGTAAAGCCATGATCGTCGATATGGATACTGGCAAAGAGATGATCTTCTCAAGTAAGTTTGCTTGCCCAGTTTGCTCATACTCCTTACAAGAATTAGAGCCGCGTCTCTTCTCGTTCAATAATCCAATGGGTGCCTGCCCATCCTGTGACGGCTTAGGCCACCAATCTTTCTTTGATCCAAAGCGTATCGTTGCTCACCCTGATTTATCGCTAGCATCCGGAGCCATTAAAGGCTGGGATCGTCGCAACCAGTTCTACTTCAAACTACTCCAGACCCTTGCTAAACATGGTGGCTTTGATGTCGAGAAGCCATTTGAGACTCTAAACAAAAAACAGCAAGATCTCATTCTCCTGGGCTCCGGTGATGTCACCATCCCATTTGAGTACATCAATGAGCGTGGCAAGAATAGTATTCGCGAACATGCTTTCGAAGGCATTGTTGCCAACTTTGAAAGGCGATATCGCGAAACGGATTCGATGACAGTACGTGAGGAACTATCGCGCTATCAAAACGTACAAACTTGCCCAGAATGTAACGGTAGTCGTTTACGCAAAGAAGCGCGCTTTGTCAAAGTGGG is a window from the Polynucleobacter sp. MWH-Aus1W21 genome containing:
- a CDS encoding 5'-nucleotidase, producing MSYTLTGKLVVAISSRALFDFEEENRIFESTDDSAYMKLQLERLGAAAQKGVAFPLVKKLLAFNEEGEQRVEVVILSRNDPVSGLRVFRSAEHHGLHLERGVFTRGRPPYHYLRSLHANLFLSANEDDVRATIDAGFPAARVFPESSKTAESHPNEIRIAFDGDAVLFSDEAEQVFQKKGLEAFVDHESKKVDIPLPPGPFKPLLEALHRLQRSTSENGMRIRTALVTARSAPAHERAIRTLMAWGIDVDEAMFLGGLSKSEFLREFEPDFFFDDQTGHCQSAASVAPTGHVVSGVSNKPKK
- the queF gene encoding NADPH-dependent 7-cyano-7-deazaguanine reductase QueF (Catalyzes the NADPH-dependent reduction of 7-cyano-7-deazaguanine (preQ0) to 7-aminomethyl-7-deazaguanine (preQ1) in queuosine biosynthesis); protein product: MATLPLGQSTQYPDQYDPSLLFPIPRSENRKKLAIKENQALPFVGVDIWNAFELSWLNKKGKPQIALAEFQIPADSPNMIESKSFKLYLNSLNSARFEDENEVKERLITDLSAVAGSKITTRINPTEVISKKGMQEMGGILMDRLDIEIDPNLPADPSLLGVNESFGPIEQCLVSHLLKSNCPVTGQPDWASVQIRYQGRPILEEGLLRYLIGFRQLGEFHEHCVETIFTDIKRQCKPEKLSVYARYTRRGGLDINPFRTDHNSPWPENIRHSRQ
- the ilvA gene encoding threonine ammonia-lyase, biosynthetic, which codes for MATNYLKKILSARVYDVARETELQPAPELTKRLGNQVLLKREDNQPVFSFKLRGAYNKMAHLPPEALKRGVIAASAGNHAQGVALSAAKMKCKAVIVMPVTTPSVKIDAVKARGGSWVEIILHGESYSDAFKHSEVLGKKRGLTFVHPFDDPDVIAGQGTIAHEIFTQYEKPIDAVFVAIGGGGLIAGIGEYIKAVSPKTKVIGVQASDSDAMNQSLKANKRIEMKDVGLFSDGTAVKLVGKETFRICKKVVDEIITVDTDEICAAINDVFTDTRSILEPAGALAIAGMKKYVEKKRIKKKTLVAVACGANMNFSRLRFVAERADVGEFREAVFAVTIPEERGSFKRFCELLGKRNVTEFNYRIGDQSEAHIFVGISTQKAGDSETISKHFRKAKFATIDLTHDELAKSHLRHMVGGHSALAKDELLYRFEFPERPGALMKFLTSMAPNWNISLFHYRNHGADYGRILVGLQVPKNEQKKFQSFLAGLGYPHWDESNNPAYRLFLK
- a CDS encoding MFS transporter, with amino-acid sequence MNPSELRSTLALAGIFGLRMLGLFLLLPIFSIHARGLPGGEHALWVGLTLGIFNIVQACFYIPLGRLSDRIGRKPVVLWGLSLFVAGALICAAKDDLLWIAIGRGIMGAGAVSAAISAWVADLTREQVRTRAMALVGGSIALSFALSLVIAAPIYRAISLSGIFIVLAVLGVVAMFVTYYVLPTNKPEVKVQQASLKEVFFRPELMRLNIGVFVLHATQVAMFLVVPRLLVQAGLPLSSHWEIYLPVVLLSFFFMAPAIIYGEKKQKLRTVLLIAIVSLLVAELIFTQANSVMMIAGALLVYFVGFNLLEALQPSLVSRFAKESKGTALGVYNTTQSIGLFTGAAFGGYLMDSHGDLSVFAMGAALLVCWLIIAWSMGEMPTRATDSKDVATKT
- the ssb gene encoding single-stranded DNA-binding protein, with amino-acid sequence MASVNKVIIVGNVGRDPETRYMPSGDAVTNISVATSDRYKDKQTGEMKETTEWHRVAFFGKLAEIAGQYLKKGSQVYVEGRLRTRKWTDASGQEKYSTEIVAETMQMLGGKPVGGGGDGGESYSRSKPAEQSAPAASSAASLGAMDDDIPF
- a CDS encoding FAD/FMN-binding oxidoreductase, producing MNAPLALNQLLDAEAGSPRLREIPYNYTSFSDREIVIRLLGEESWRVLNNLRGVRRTGRSARMLFEILGDIWVVQRNPFLQDDLLDSPNRRKQLIDALWHRLGEVKKRNSGDSADQVEILLSAAYRAIENFENGFKEVEVTRKRARKELGRHTAADNICFDGVSRAAHVTDATDWRVEFPLVVLKPDYESEIPGLVKACVELGLTIIPRGGGTGYTGGAIPLYAMSAVINTEKLQDIGGVKAKKLPGLDREVSTIFTGAGVVTRRVSDAAEHAGLVFAVDPTSADASCIGGNIAMNAGGKKAVLWGTALDNLASWRMVDPEGNWLDVERLDHNMGKIHDVAMVRFQLTWSDGNNEPGQRILKTELLEVEGKRFRKEGLGKDVTDKFLSGLPGVQKEGCDGLITSATWVLHRMPKFMRTVCLEFFGQAREAIPSIVEIKAYLDGLSKQGGPILAGLEHLDDRYLRAVGYSTKSKRNSLPKMVLIGDIAGDDEEAVAAATSEVVRMANLRVGEGFIAVSAEARKKFWLDRARTAAIARHTNAFKINEDVVIPLPRMGEYTDGIDRINIELSLKNKLQVLDGLEAFLKKSALPLGKSDAEYEIPTAEILGDRVQQALDLIAKVRGKWADWLTQMDTYFPQLQNYSLRASWKEEVRSELRIIFGGLAFEPILTELEAIHKNILRKRVFVALHMHAGDGNVHTNIPVNSDDYDMLQDAHRAVDRIMKLARSLDGVISGEHGIGITKLEYLTEAELKDFRSYKNRVDPEGRFNKGKLMPHADLSMAYTPSFGLMGHESIIMQQSDIGAIADSVKDCLRCGKCKPVCSTHVPRANLLYSPRDKILATSLLIEAFLYEEQTRRGVSIRHWEMFDDVAAHCTVCHKCLTPCPVKIDFGDVTMNMRNLLRKMGQQRFNPGTAASMFFLNATSPESIHLARKTMIGWGYKLQRLGNDVLRKFAKKQTAHPPATVGKPSVKEQVIFFVNKKMPGNLPKKTARALLDIEDANYVPIIRDPKTTTADTEAVFYFPGCGSERLFSQVGLATQAMLWNVGVQTVLPPGYLCCGYPQRGNGDFDKAEKMITDNRVLFHRVANTLNYLDIKTVVVSCGTCYDQLAGYQFEQIFPGCRIIDIHEFLAEKGVKLSGVTGVKYMYHDPCHSPMKLQDPLKTVNELIQLEDGKAIAKNDRCCGESGTLAVTRPDISTQVRFRKQIEMEKAANELRKGDFTGDVKVLTSCPSCLQGLTRFDADSDTTADYIVVEMAQKLLGKDWMQDYVAKANQGGIERVLV